The following are from one region of the Hippocampus zosterae strain Florida chromosome 9, ASM2543408v3, whole genome shotgun sequence genome:
- the ddi2 gene encoding protein DDI1 homolog 2 isoform X1, with protein MLEFLNDLLSHHTPLTMLVTVFCALRDRPETTFALDVSPELELRDFVALCELESGIPAGEIQISYVEQPLKDPTRALGTYGVTDGDVVVLRQADRRPPPTQTAFSGLPHIDFRSITVPGASTSNASHSIIRPRQQQAAPPQQPEQQQQHQPPQQQQLPPPQQQPQRSAQPSNLNLPAFRGSSSQGLDDPALLQQMLLSNPHELSLLKERNPPLAEALLSGDLERFTKVLLEQQQDRAKREQERIRLLTADPFDLEAQAKIEEDIRQHNVEENMTIAMEEAPESFGQVVMLYINCKVNGHPVKAFVDSGAQMTIMSQACADRCNIMRLVDRRWAGIAKGVGTQKIIGRVHLAQVQIEGDFLPCSFSILEDQPMDMLLGLDMLKRHQCSIDLKKSVLLIGTTGTETRFLSEAELPECARLAYGPEGREENRPEEIADRELAEALQRSIHESDGQTTSPQPPTLSLPTASDQMSSSAHPQNPDSVCSESTQVPVEQASGPDQLGLQEPHLPIEQDQIKHPPLEDRTVSVGEALAPGQPGEDLQGPEAGEKETTEPSEAENISNLPYSEVEHSQPMEHEAAGSEMMNPCQLDSVEMDSSCRDQPEGSDGIPSLAAALLELHELLLSNKCGAPHPSTHSEEEVPTRIRPEPSNAKAKPAVACEGPPEREGADFSEGALESSSKARDSNIYHPKSVSPPESPDEARDPSIYNPESANPPKPPAEARGPSIYNPESASSPKCDGGFREPPEGEHGNGDVHGRVSDTNTPDSLVSGTSASLLPVTFTEQFPAEHIQRIQAAGFSARDATEALEQAHGVVELALLVLLARRITVPT; from the exons ATCTCCTATGTAGAGCAGCCCCTAAAAGACCCAACTCGTGCCTTGGGGACCTACGGTGTGACGGATGGAGACGTGGTGGTCCTCAGACAAGCCGACAGAAGGCCACCACCCACTCAGACTGCCTTCTCAG GTCTGCCCCATATCGACTTTCGTTCCATCACAGTCCCTGGCGCCTCGACTTCAAACGCTTCTCATAGTATCATCAGGCCGCGGCAACAACAGGCCGCACCGCCGCAGCAgccggagcagcagcagcaacaccagccgccgcagcagcagcaactaCCACCACCTCAGCAACAGCCACAGCGCAGTGCGCAGCCCTCCAACCTTAACCTCCCGGCCTTTCGCGGCTCCTCTTCTCAGGGGCTTGACGACCCCGCCTTACTCCAGCAGATGCTCCTGTCCAATCCACATGAACTCTCGCTCCTGAAAGAGCGAAACCCACCACTTGCTGAGGCTTTGCTGAGCGGAGATCTTG AGCGTTTCACCAAAGTGCTGCTGGAGCAACAGCAGGATCGAGCCAAGCGGGAGCAAGAGCGAATCCGACTGCTGACTGCCGATCCTTTCGATTTGGAAGCGCAGGCAAAGATCGAGGAGGATATCAG GCAGCACAATGTTGAAGAAAATATGACCATTGCAATGGAGGAGGCCCCAGAAAGCTTCGGGCAGGTTGTTATGCTCTACATTAACTGCAAAGTCAACGGGCACCCTGTGAAAGCTTTTGTGGACTCAG GTGCCCAAATGACCATCATGAGCCAAGCCTGTGCGGACCGCTGCAACATCATGCGATTAGTAGATCGCCGCTGGGCAGGCATCGCAAAGGGCGTTGGCACGCAAAAGATCATTGGCAGGGTTCATTTGG CTCAGGTCCAGATTGAAGGGGACTTTCTTCCCTGTTCTTTCTCCATTTTGGAGGACCAGCCGATGGACATGCTGCTTGGTCTGGACATGCTCAAGAGACACCAG TGCTCAATCGACCTGAAGAAAAGCGTGCTTCTCATCGGCACAACGGGCACCGAGACTCGCTTCTTGTCCGAGGCCGAGTTGCCTGAATGCGCCCGGCTGGCCTATGGGCCTGAAGGACGTGAGGAAAACCGCCCCGAAGAGATAGCAGATCGGGAGCTCGCGGAAGCGCTTCAGCGGTCCATACATGAAAGCG ACGGACAGACTACCTCACCGCAGCCACCGACATTGTCACTACCCACAGCCTCAGACCAAATGTCCTCAAGCGCCCATCCCCAGAACCCTGACTCGGTTTGCTCAGAGTCCACCCAGGTCCCTGTGGAGCAGGCCTCTGGGCCAGACCAACTGGGCCTCCAGGAGCCTCATCTGCCTATAGAGCAGGATCAAATCAAGCATCCCCCTCTGGAAGATCGTACTGTCTCTGTAGGAGAAGCCCTGGCACCCGGTCAGCCAGGTGAAGACCTCCAGGGTCCAGAGGCTGGTGAGAAGGAAACTACGGAACCATCTGAGGCGGAGAACATTTCCAACCTCCCCTATTCAGAAGTAGAACACAGTCAGCCCATGGAGCATGAGGCAGCTGGGTCCGAAATGATGAATCCTTGCCAGCTGGACTCTGTCGAAATGGACTCCTCATGCAGGGATCAGCCTGAGGGCTCCGACGGCATTCCGTCTCTGGCCGCTGCTCTCTTGGAGCTCCATGAACTACTGCTGTCCAACAAGTGtggcgccccccacccctcaacgcATTCCGAAGAGGAGGTTCCAACACGAATTAGACCAGAACCAAGCAATGCCAAAGCCAAACCAGCTGTTGCTTGCGAGGGCCCCCCAGAGAGAGAAGGGGCAGACTTTTCGGAGGGAGCTCTGGAGTCTTCATCCAAAGCCAGAGACTCCAACATTTATCATCCCAAGTCAGTGAGTCCTCCAGAGTCCCCTGATGAAGCCAGAGACCCCAGCATTTATAATCCAGAGTCGGCAAATCCTCCGAAGCCTCCAGCGGAAGCCAGAGGCCCCAGCATTTATAATCCTGAGTCAGCAAGTTCTCCAAAGTGTGACGGGGGCTTCAGGGAACCCCCAGAAGGGGAGCACGGGAACGGGGATGTGCATGGACGAGTCTCTGACACAAACACCCCGGACAGTCTTGTTTCTGGCACATCCGCCTCCCTCCTGCCCGTAACCTTTACAGAACAATTCCCAGCCGAACACATTCAGAGAATCCAGGCTGCAGGTTTTTCTGCTCGCGATGCTACAGAGGCTCTAGAGCAGGCGCACGGGGTCGTGGAGCTGGCTCTGCTTGTGCTCCTGGCCCGCAGAATCACTGTGCCCACCTAA
- the ddi2 gene encoding protein DDI1 homolog 2 isoform X2, with the protein MLVTVFCALRDRPETTFALDVSPELELRDFVALCELESGIPAGEIQISYVEQPLKDPTRALGTYGVTDGDVVVLRQADRRPPPTQTAFSGLPHIDFRSITVPGASTSNASHSIIRPRQQQAAPPQQPEQQQQHQPPQQQQLPPPQQQPQRSAQPSNLNLPAFRGSSSQGLDDPALLQQMLLSNPHELSLLKERNPPLAEALLSGDLERFTKVLLEQQQDRAKREQERIRLLTADPFDLEAQAKIEEDIRQHNVEENMTIAMEEAPESFGQVVMLYINCKVNGHPVKAFVDSGAQMTIMSQACADRCNIMRLVDRRWAGIAKGVGTQKIIGRVHLAQVQIEGDFLPCSFSILEDQPMDMLLGLDMLKRHQCSIDLKKSVLLIGTTGTETRFLSEAELPECARLAYGPEGREENRPEEIADRELAEALQRSIHESDGQTTSPQPPTLSLPTASDQMSSSAHPQNPDSVCSESTQVPVEQASGPDQLGLQEPHLPIEQDQIKHPPLEDRTVSVGEALAPGQPGEDLQGPEAGEKETTEPSEAENISNLPYSEVEHSQPMEHEAAGSEMMNPCQLDSVEMDSSCRDQPEGSDGIPSLAAALLELHELLLSNKCGAPHPSTHSEEEVPTRIRPEPSNAKAKPAVACEGPPEREGADFSEGALESSSKARDSNIYHPKSVSPPESPDEARDPSIYNPESANPPKPPAEARGPSIYNPESASSPKCDGGFREPPEGEHGNGDVHGRVSDTNTPDSLVSGTSASLLPVTFTEQFPAEHIQRIQAAGFSARDATEALEQAHGVVELALLVLLARRITVPT; encoded by the exons ATCTCCTATGTAGAGCAGCCCCTAAAAGACCCAACTCGTGCCTTGGGGACCTACGGTGTGACGGATGGAGACGTGGTGGTCCTCAGACAAGCCGACAGAAGGCCACCACCCACTCAGACTGCCTTCTCAG GTCTGCCCCATATCGACTTTCGTTCCATCACAGTCCCTGGCGCCTCGACTTCAAACGCTTCTCATAGTATCATCAGGCCGCGGCAACAACAGGCCGCACCGCCGCAGCAgccggagcagcagcagcaacaccagccgccgcagcagcagcaactaCCACCACCTCAGCAACAGCCACAGCGCAGTGCGCAGCCCTCCAACCTTAACCTCCCGGCCTTTCGCGGCTCCTCTTCTCAGGGGCTTGACGACCCCGCCTTACTCCAGCAGATGCTCCTGTCCAATCCACATGAACTCTCGCTCCTGAAAGAGCGAAACCCACCACTTGCTGAGGCTTTGCTGAGCGGAGATCTTG AGCGTTTCACCAAAGTGCTGCTGGAGCAACAGCAGGATCGAGCCAAGCGGGAGCAAGAGCGAATCCGACTGCTGACTGCCGATCCTTTCGATTTGGAAGCGCAGGCAAAGATCGAGGAGGATATCAG GCAGCACAATGTTGAAGAAAATATGACCATTGCAATGGAGGAGGCCCCAGAAAGCTTCGGGCAGGTTGTTATGCTCTACATTAACTGCAAAGTCAACGGGCACCCTGTGAAAGCTTTTGTGGACTCAG GTGCCCAAATGACCATCATGAGCCAAGCCTGTGCGGACCGCTGCAACATCATGCGATTAGTAGATCGCCGCTGGGCAGGCATCGCAAAGGGCGTTGGCACGCAAAAGATCATTGGCAGGGTTCATTTGG CTCAGGTCCAGATTGAAGGGGACTTTCTTCCCTGTTCTTTCTCCATTTTGGAGGACCAGCCGATGGACATGCTGCTTGGTCTGGACATGCTCAAGAGACACCAG TGCTCAATCGACCTGAAGAAAAGCGTGCTTCTCATCGGCACAACGGGCACCGAGACTCGCTTCTTGTCCGAGGCCGAGTTGCCTGAATGCGCCCGGCTGGCCTATGGGCCTGAAGGACGTGAGGAAAACCGCCCCGAAGAGATAGCAGATCGGGAGCTCGCGGAAGCGCTTCAGCGGTCCATACATGAAAGCG ACGGACAGACTACCTCACCGCAGCCACCGACATTGTCACTACCCACAGCCTCAGACCAAATGTCCTCAAGCGCCCATCCCCAGAACCCTGACTCGGTTTGCTCAGAGTCCACCCAGGTCCCTGTGGAGCAGGCCTCTGGGCCAGACCAACTGGGCCTCCAGGAGCCTCATCTGCCTATAGAGCAGGATCAAATCAAGCATCCCCCTCTGGAAGATCGTACTGTCTCTGTAGGAGAAGCCCTGGCACCCGGTCAGCCAGGTGAAGACCTCCAGGGTCCAGAGGCTGGTGAGAAGGAAACTACGGAACCATCTGAGGCGGAGAACATTTCCAACCTCCCCTATTCAGAAGTAGAACACAGTCAGCCCATGGAGCATGAGGCAGCTGGGTCCGAAATGATGAATCCTTGCCAGCTGGACTCTGTCGAAATGGACTCCTCATGCAGGGATCAGCCTGAGGGCTCCGACGGCATTCCGTCTCTGGCCGCTGCTCTCTTGGAGCTCCATGAACTACTGCTGTCCAACAAGTGtggcgccccccacccctcaacgcATTCCGAAGAGGAGGTTCCAACACGAATTAGACCAGAACCAAGCAATGCCAAAGCCAAACCAGCTGTTGCTTGCGAGGGCCCCCCAGAGAGAGAAGGGGCAGACTTTTCGGAGGGAGCTCTGGAGTCTTCATCCAAAGCCAGAGACTCCAACATTTATCATCCCAAGTCAGTGAGTCCTCCAGAGTCCCCTGATGAAGCCAGAGACCCCAGCATTTATAATCCAGAGTCGGCAAATCCTCCGAAGCCTCCAGCGGAAGCCAGAGGCCCCAGCATTTATAATCCTGAGTCAGCAAGTTCTCCAAAGTGTGACGGGGGCTTCAGGGAACCCCCAGAAGGGGAGCACGGGAACGGGGATGTGCATGGACGAGTCTCTGACACAAACACCCCGGACAGTCTTGTTTCTGGCACATCCGCCTCCCTCCTGCCCGTAACCTTTACAGAACAATTCCCAGCCGAACACATTCAGAGAATCCAGGCTGCAGGTTTTTCTGCTCGCGATGCTACAGAGGCTCTAGAGCAGGCGCACGGGGTCGTGGAGCTGGCTCTGCTTGTGCTCCTGGCCCGCAGAATCACTGTGCCCACCTAA